A DNA window from Undibacterium sp. YM2 contains the following coding sequences:
- a CDS encoding U32 family peptidase, producing MSLLVNQTELLSPAKTVEIGREAILHGADAVYIGGPSFGARHNASNEISEIASLVEFAHRYHARIFVTMNTILHDSELEPARKQIHQLYDAGVDALIVQDMGILELDIPPIQLHASTQCDIRGVEKAKFLGDVGFSQLVLARELTIKQIQAIKAQVATPLEYFVHGALCVAFSGQCYISHADNGRSANRGDCSQACRLPYTLSDGEGRVVAYEKHLLSMKDNDQSRNLEALLDAGVQSLKIEGRYKDMGYVKNITAHYRLLLDEILERRPEFTRASSGHSQVAFTPNVDKNFHRGHTDYFANGRLDNIGAFDSPKYVGLHLGYVTRLAANFFEIEANEPMSNGDGLNYMVKREVAGIQANTVERVGTSENGEIWRVFPNEKMADLVSLKVGTLINRNRDHRWEHALTKKSAERRIPVYMTLTEQAEGLSLKITDEDGVTSEVSTQLALEPAQNRDKAEAGLRDNLAKLGNTMFEAAQVNLDLQQPWFVPSSVINALRRDAVTAHEAARLSAWQRPERTPAVEPPVAYPETTLSYLANVYNHKARSFYEKHAVQLIAAAYEAHEEPGEVSLMITKHCLRFSFNLCPKQAKGVQGVQGQVKAEPMTLVTGEEKYTLKFDCKPCEMHIIGAMKKHILQAPPPSSVQYSTVTFHKNRPQTV from the coding sequence ATGAGCTTGCTTGTCAACCAGACCGAACTGTTATCGCCCGCCAAAACTGTAGAGATAGGCCGCGAAGCGATCTTGCATGGTGCTGATGCCGTGTATATCGGTGGCCCTTCTTTTGGTGCGCGTCACAATGCCAGCAATGAGATCAGCGAGATCGCCAGCCTGGTGGAATTTGCCCACCGCTATCATGCCCGCATCTTCGTGACCATGAATACCATCCTGCATGATTCAGAACTGGAGCCTGCACGTAAGCAGATACACCAGTTGTATGATGCCGGCGTCGATGCCCTCATCGTGCAAGACATGGGCATACTGGAACTTGACATCCCGCCTATACAGTTGCATGCCAGTACCCAGTGCGATATCCGTGGCGTGGAAAAAGCCAAATTCCTCGGTGATGTCGGTTTCTCGCAATTGGTACTGGCACGTGAACTGACGATCAAACAAATACAGGCCATCAAGGCACAGGTTGCCACGCCACTTGAATACTTCGTTCATGGTGCATTGTGCGTAGCCTTCTCTGGCCAATGCTATATCTCACATGCCGACAATGGCCGCAGCGCCAACCGTGGCGATTGCTCACAAGCCTGCCGCCTGCCTTATACACTCAGCGATGGCGAGGGCAGGGTGGTCGCCTATGAAAAACATCTGTTGTCGATGAAAGACAATGACCAGAGTCGCAACCTCGAAGCCCTGCTCGATGCAGGCGTGCAGTCATTGAAGATAGAAGGCCGCTACAAGGACATGGGCTATGTCAAGAACATCACTGCCCATTACCGCTTGCTGCTGGATGAGATTTTAGAGCGCAGGCCAGAATTCACGCGTGCTTCCAGCGGCCATAGCCAGGTTGCCTTCACACCCAATGTCGATAAAAACTTCCACCGCGGCCATACCGATTATTTTGCCAATGGCCGCCTCGATAACATAGGTGCATTCGACTCACCCAAATATGTGGGCCTGCATCTCGGTTATGTGACCCGCCTGGCCGCCAACTTCTTTGAGATAGAAGCCAATGAACCCATGTCGAATGGCGATGGCCTCAACTACATGGTCAAGCGCGAAGTCGCAGGCATACAGGCCAACACGGTAGAGCGCGTAGGCACATCAGAAAACGGTGAAATCTGGCGCGTATTCCCGAATGAGAAAATGGCCGATCTGGTCAGCCTCAAAGTCGGCACCCTGATCAACCGCAACCGCGATCATCGCTGGGAACATGCGCTGACCAAAAAATCCGCCGAGCGCCGCATCCCTGTCTATATGACTCTGACAGAACAGGCAGAAGGTTTGAGCCTGAAGATCACTGATGAAGACGGCGTGACTTCTGAAGTCAGCACGCAACTGGCACTGGAACCCGCACAAAACCGCGATAAGGCAGAGGCTGGTTTGCGCGACAACCTCGCCAAGCTCGGCAACACCATGTTTGAAGCTGCGCAAGTCAATCTCGATTTGCAGCAGCCCTGGTTCGTGCCATCTTCCGTCATCAACGCCCTGCGTCGTGATGCCGTCACTGCGCACGAAGCGGCACGCCTGTCTGCATGGCAGCGCCCTGAGCGCACGCCTGCAGTCGAACCGCCAGTCGCGTATCCAGAAACAACTCTGAGCTATTTAGCCAACGTGTACAACCACAAGGCCCGCAGCTTTTATGAAAAGCACGCCGTACAACTGATCGCCGCCGCCTACGAAGCCCATGAAGAACCGGGCGAAGTATCGCTGATGATCACCAAACACTGCCTGCGTTTCTCCTTCAACCTCTGCCCCAAACAGGCCAAGGGTGTGCAAGGTGTACAAGGCCAGGTCAAGGCCGAACCCATGACCCTGGTCACAGGCGAAGAAAAATACACTCTCAAATTTGATTGCAAGCCGTGTGAGATGCACATCATAGGCGCAATGAAAAAGCACATCCTGCAGGCACCACCGCCTTCATCTGTGCAATACAGTACGGTGACCTTTCATAAGAACAGACCGCAGACGGTGTGA
- the dacB gene encoding D-alanyl-D-alanine carboxypeptidase/D-alanyl-D-alanine-endopeptidase produces MPANGGQPVLLQAADRPMNPASAMKLATTIVGLEELGPTFRWKTQILADKSSKKDIYTGNLYLRGGGEPNLTIEKLGSMLRSLRNQGLRRLRGDIILDRSYFQPERPDIGAAQFDEFPDAYYNVIPDALLVNSNLSSISLESTTDKIEARLNTPLDKVKIVNHLHFNELPCSAWETEWQPPVIETVNNMAEDPETDNPNAPASKKPLRQTTKAGLEITLNGGFPKRCKITNNINILDRNQYLAHLIRALWQEMGGTWQGEVRDGKTPASVTVLAERQSEPLADILRIINKQSDNVMARMLYLTLGAEYANKQGMTNLQAADARIRQWLFRQGINDAGLVLENGSGLSRIERISPQQMAGLLQAAARSNWYAEFASSLPVASMDGTMRRRLKGGPAELRARIKTGTLKDVVAIAGYVRDINDQQWIVAAMINHDEAIKAKAALDELITWVAAGRP; encoded by the coding sequence ATGCCTGCCAACGGAGGCCAGCCAGTCTTGTTGCAAGCCGCAGACCGGCCCATGAACCCGGCATCGGCGATGAAGCTGGCGACGACTATCGTAGGGTTAGAAGAACTGGGGCCGACCTTTCGCTGGAAAACGCAGATACTGGCGGACAAGAGCAGCAAAAAAGACATCTACACTGGCAACCTCTACCTGCGTGGTGGCGGTGAGCCCAACCTGACGATAGAAAAACTGGGCAGCATGTTGCGTAGCCTGCGCAACCAGGGCTTGCGCCGCCTGCGTGGTGACATCATTCTTGACCGCAGCTATTTCCAGCCTGAGCGGCCAGACATAGGTGCAGCACAATTCGATGAATTCCCCGATGCTTATTACAACGTCATACCCGATGCACTGCTGGTCAACAGCAACCTCAGCAGCATCTCTCTGGAATCAACGACGGACAAGATAGAGGCGCGCCTGAACACGCCACTGGACAAGGTCAAGATCGTCAATCACCTGCACTTCAATGAGCTGCCCTGCTCTGCCTGGGAGACCGAGTGGCAGCCGCCTGTGATAGAGACTGTCAACAACATGGCGGAAGATCCCGAGACAGATAATCCAAACGCGCCAGCCAGTAAAAAACCACTGCGTCAGACCACCAAAGCCGGGCTGGAAATCACGCTCAACGGCGGTTTTCCCAAGCGCTGCAAGATCACGAACAATATCAATATCCTGGACCGCAACCAATACCTTGCGCACCTGATACGCGCGCTGTGGCAAGAGATGGGCGGTACCTGGCAGGGCGAAGTGCGCGATGGCAAGACACCCGCCTCGGTGACGGTATTGGCAGAGCGCCAGTCCGAGCCACTGGCAGACATACTTCGCATCATCAACAAGCAATCTGACAATGTCATGGCGCGCATGCTGTACCTGACTCTGGGTGCAGAATACGCCAACAAGCAGGGCATGACTAACCTGCAGGCAGCGGACGCACGCATACGCCAATGGTTGTTCAGGCAGGGTATCAACGATGCGGGGCTGGTGCTGGAAAATGGTTCCGGCCTTTCACGAATTGAACGTATCAGCCCACAACAAATGGCGGGTTTATTGCAGGCGGCCGCCCGCAGCAACTGGTATGCAGAATTTGCCAGCAGCCTGCCGGTGGCCTCCATGGATGGCACCATGCGCCGTCGCCTCAAAGGTGGGCCGGCAGAATTGCGCGCCCGCATCAAGACCGGCACCTTGAAAGATGTGGTGGCGATTGCCGGTTATGTACGGGATATCAATGACCAGCAATGGATAGTCGCGGCGATGATCAATCATGATGAAGCCATCAAGGCAAAAGCTGCGTTGGACGAATTGATTACATGGGTGGCGGCAGGTCGCCCATAA
- a CDS encoding M48 family metallopeptidase — protein MPDHLSSKSRLKEVSTLSKLGLACAMVLSSAATQVQAQTKPATPIAANEKVKESAWLSDSALTQLLQKMVESRFMPYKVVGQKNDKDLLSYKAYFHPFPRDMERFYSYWGMTTVWYVARKNSMAQEGFQEIWHQSFRDAGNTELHQAVWLKSSAENPELQKLGSNYADEEHEQNILVGMLWRGEFKKLDIALDSAFAQNKAGRLKSNTLYKRFATLSRLDKDFQKQFDTWLKSSTYGYASLARGMFLQQQAWDARGDKLAAETSKKQFAEFHQLSSLARVDLTKANEKIKSCSICAGELITSNRALSIKDGDDALLKIALQNDPTLYSPVYAYLSKLLPQWGGSFSEMETFIGNIRKTTGDEILVDDLKSRLCYYRGIAIYREDQEGARTWFERGLNSQPYQLLVNELALLYAKKNNHKQAIALLEKSMANGNEWDIYTLEALAQSYFALGMQAKGDKLIARRDEAVRRFKNGE, from the coding sequence ATGCCTGATCATTTATCCAGCAAGTCCCGTCTAAAAGAAGTTTCAACCTTGAGCAAACTTGGCCTTGCCTGCGCCATGGTATTGAGTTCTGCTGCTACGCAGGTTCAGGCACAAACCAAACCGGCTACACCAATTGCGGCGAATGAAAAAGTGAAGGAGAGCGCATGGCTGTCTGATTCTGCGCTGACGCAACTGCTGCAAAAAATGGTGGAAAGCCGCTTCATGCCCTATAAGGTCGTCGGGCAAAAAAATGACAAGGACTTGCTCAGCTATAAAGCCTACTTCCATCCTTTTCCCAGGGATATGGAGAGATTCTATTCATACTGGGGCATGACCACAGTATGGTATGTCGCCCGTAAGAACAGCATGGCGCAAGAGGGCTTTCAAGAAATCTGGCACCAGTCTTTCCGCGATGCCGGGAATACTGAATTACATCAGGCAGTATGGTTAAAAAGCTCAGCAGAAAATCCTGAACTGCAAAAACTGGGCAGCAATTATGCCGATGAAGAACATGAACAAAACATCCTGGTGGGCATGTTATGGCGCGGCGAATTCAAAAAGCTGGACATTGCACTCGATAGTGCTTTTGCACAAAACAAGGCTGGCAGGCTTAAATCAAATACCCTGTATAAACGCTTTGCTACTTTGTCGCGTCTGGACAAAGACTTTCAAAAGCAGTTTGATACCTGGCTAAAATCCAGCACGTATGGCTATGCTTCTCTCGCACGTGGCATGTTCTTGCAACAGCAGGCATGGGATGCCCGCGGTGATAAACTGGCTGCTGAGACCAGCAAAAAACAGTTTGCTGAGTTTCATCAATTATCCAGCCTGGCAAGAGTCGATCTGACGAAAGCCAATGAAAAAATAAAATCATGCAGTATCTGTGCAGGTGAGTTGATCACCAGTAACAGGGCACTCAGTATCAAAGACGGTGATGATGCATTGCTGAAAATCGCCCTGCAAAATGACCCCACCCTGTATTCACCGGTATATGCCTACCTGAGCAAATTGTTGCCGCAGTGGGGCGGTTCTTTTTCTGAGATGGAGACCTTCATCGGCAACATCAGAAAAACCACCGGCGATGAAATACTGGTCGATGATTTGAAATCACGTCTTTGCTATTACCGCGGCATCGCCATTTATCGCGAAGACCAGGAAGGTGCCCGCACCTGGTTTGAGCGCGGCCTCAACAGCCAGCCATATCAGTTACTGGTCAATGAACTGGCCCTGCTGTACGCCAAAAAGAACAACCACAAGCAAGCCATCGCCCTGTTGGAAAAGAGCATGGCAAATGGCAATGAATGGGATATCTACACTCTCGAAGCCCTGGCGCAGTCATACTTCGCGCTGGGCATGCAGGCCAAGGGGGACAAGCTCATCGCCAGGCGGGATGAGGCTGTGAGGCGGTTCAAGAATGGAGAGTAG
- a CDS encoding C39 family peptidase, giving the protein MKKNLLKLILVLGAMLGITSAYAQYRALNVPLVTQEHSQWCWAGSSKALLSFYNQNPSQCQIVNWAYGLNYACGNTNFNWNSNANQPNSMYGSGGSVQNILAHWGVPNTAYNYASSWNTVVNDINANRPFVIRYGWTNGGGHIMVGTGYEVYNGTNYIYIMNPWPGEGKTYRTYGSAVSDYDHQWTHTQRMNISG; this is encoded by the coding sequence ATGAAAAAAAATCTGTTAAAGCTCATACTCGTCTTGGGAGCAATGCTGGGCATAACCAGCGCTTACGCGCAATACCGTGCATTGAATGTACCGCTGGTCACGCAAGAACACAGCCAGTGGTGCTGGGCAGGCAGCAGCAAGGCCTTGCTGAGTTTTTATAATCAAAATCCCAGCCAGTGCCAGATCGTGAACTGGGCTTATGGCCTGAACTACGCCTGCGGCAATACCAACTTTAACTGGAACAGCAACGCCAATCAGCCCAACTCCATGTATGGCAGTGGTGGCAGCGTGCAAAACATTCTGGCACATTGGGGTGTGCCAAATACAGCCTATAACTATGCATCGTCATGGAATACGGTGGTCAACGACATCAATGCCAACCGCCCTTTCGTCATCCGCTATGGCTGGACCAATGGCGGCGGCCACATCATGGTCGGTACTGGCTATGAAGTGTATAACGGCACCAACTATATCTACATCATGAATCCATGGCCAGGTGAAGGCAAAACCTACCGGACGTATGGTTCTGCCGTGTCCGACTATGATCATCAGTGGACGCATACGCAGCGCATGAATATCAGTGGGTGA
- a CDS encoding YkgJ family cysteine cluster protein: MSTSFSCRPHCAACCIAPSITSPIPGMPDGKPAGVPCIQLDENLACKIFGLASRPAVCSGLRASVEMCGDKRETAMLWLTRLEEATQPS, encoded by the coding sequence ATGAGTACTTCTTTTTCCTGCCGCCCCCATTGCGCCGCCTGCTGCATAGCACCATCCATCACCAGCCCCATACCTGGCATGCCGGATGGCAAACCCGCGGGCGTGCCCTGCATACAACTGGATGAAAATCTGGCTTGCAAGATTTTTGGCCTGGCCAGCCGCCCTGCAGTTTGTTCAGGCTTACGGGCGTCGGTGGAAATGTGTGGGGATAAGCGGGAAACCGCAATGCTGTGGCTGACCCGGCTCGAAGAGGCAACTCAGCCATCCTGA